From Erwinia sp. HDF1-3R, one genomic window encodes:
- the anmK gene encoding anhydro-N-acetylmuramic acid kinase, translating to MKSGRYIGVMSGTSLDGVDVVLAAIDQQMVAQQASYCHPFPADLRQQVLAICQGQALSLSQLGQLDTRLGRLFAEAVNTLMKREGLEKDDITAIGCHGQTVWHEPGGDAPNTLQIGDNNQIVAATGITVVGDFRRRDMALGGQGAPLVPAFHQAVLMHPGERRMVLNIGGIANLSLLIPGRAVGGYDTGPGNMLLDAWIWRQRGVGYDEDGAWGGGGRVILPLLQQMMSDPWFSLPAPKSTGREYFNLGWIERNIASFPGVQPQDVQATLAELTALSIAEQVMLSGGCERLMVCGGGSRNQLLMTRLAVHLAGTQVMSTDEAGIPGDDMEALAFAWLAYRTLSGQPGNLPSVTGARAASVIGAIFPASRTE from the coding sequence ATGAAGTCAGGACGATATATCGGTGTCATGTCCGGTACCAGCCTGGATGGCGTTGATGTTGTACTGGCGGCCATTGACCAGCAGATGGTGGCGCAGCAGGCCAGCTACTGTCACCCCTTTCCGGCAGATTTGCGCCAGCAGGTTCTGGCGATATGTCAGGGACAGGCGCTCAGTCTTTCACAGCTTGGGCAGCTTGACACCCGACTTGGCCGTCTCTTTGCCGAAGCCGTGAATACACTGATGAAGCGTGAGGGGCTGGAAAAAGACGACATCACTGCCATCGGCTGCCACGGGCAAACCGTCTGGCATGAGCCGGGGGGCGACGCGCCGAATACGCTACAAATCGGCGATAACAACCAGATCGTCGCCGCAACGGGGATTACGGTGGTAGGGGATTTTCGCCGACGTGACATGGCGCTGGGCGGGCAGGGCGCTCCGCTGGTGCCTGCCTTTCACCAGGCCGTGCTGATGCATCCTGGCGAACGCCGCATGGTGCTGAATATTGGCGGCATCGCCAATCTGTCTCTGCTGATCCCCGGTCGGGCGGTGGGCGGCTACGATACCGGGCCAGGCAATATGCTGCTTGATGCCTGGATTTGGCGTCAGCGCGGGGTGGGCTATGATGAAGACGGCGCCTGGGGCGGTGGCGGCCGCGTGATCTTACCGCTGCTTCAGCAGATGATGAGCGATCCGTGGTTTTCCCTGCCCGCGCCAAAATCGACCGGCAGAGAGTATTTTAATCTGGGCTGGATTGAGCGAAATATCGCCTCTTTTCCCGGCGTTCAGCCACAGGATGTTCAGGCTACGCTGGCTGAACTGACGGCGCTGAGCATCGCGGAACAGGTGATGCTCAGTGGCGGCTGTGAGCGACTGATGGTCTGCGGCGGCGGCAGCCGTAATCAGCTGCTAATGACCCGGCTTGCGGTACATCTGGCCGGTACGCAGGTGATGTCCACTGACGAAGCGGGTATCCCCGGGGATGATATGGAGGCGCTGGCCTTTGCCTGGCTGGCTTACCGCACGCTTTCCGGCCAGCCAGGCAATCTGCCTTCGGTGACCGGCGCGCGCGCGGCATCGGTTATCGGCGCTATTTTCCCTGCCAGCCGGACCGAATGA
- a CDS encoding MliC family protein, whose product MFHAPPDEQKTLHYTCGTLPLTVVLDNAREEVNLILDGNPVTLKQQVAASGTRYSDGTYTFWSKGDEAFIERNGKLIINDCRLSGS is encoded by the coding sequence ATGTTTCATGCCCCTCCGGATGAGCAGAAAACCCTGCACTATACCTGTGGAACTCTGCCGCTAACGGTGGTGCTGGATAATGCGCGGGAAGAAGTGAACCTGATACTGGACGGCAATCCGGTCACGCTTAAACAGCAGGTGGCGGCCTCCGGTACGCGCTACAGCGATGGCACCTATACGTTCTGGTCCAAAGGGGATGAGGCGTTTATCGAACGAAACGGTAAACTTATCATCAACGATTGCCGCCTGTCCGGCAGTTAG
- the pdxH gene encoding pyridoxamine 5'-phosphate oxidase — protein sequence MNNDNLQQISHLRREYTRGGLRRKDLPADPLVLFEQWLNQAVEAGLPDPTAMSVATVDEQGQPYQRIVLLKHVDAQGMVFYTNLGSRKAHQLAQNPRISLLFPWHMLERQVMVLGSVEKLSMLEVMKYFHSRPRESQIGAWVSKQSSRISARGVLEGKFLELKQKFQQGEIPLPSFWGGYRITINSMEFWQGGEHRLHDRFFYQRDGAGWKIDRLAP from the coding sequence ATGAACAACGATAATCTTCAGCAAATTTCCCATCTGCGCCGCGAATACACCCGCGGTGGCCTGCGTCGTAAGGATCTGCCTGCCGATCCGCTGGTCCTGTTTGAACAGTGGCTGAATCAGGCCGTTGAGGCCGGGCTGCCCGATCCGACGGCCATGAGCGTGGCAACGGTGGACGAACAGGGTCAGCCTTATCAGCGTATCGTGCTGCTTAAGCATGTGGATGCGCAGGGTATGGTGTTCTATACCAATCTGGGCAGCCGCAAGGCGCATCAGCTGGCGCAAAACCCGCGCATCAGCCTGCTGTTCCCCTGGCATATGCTGGAGCGGCAGGTCATGGTGCTCGGCAGCGTAGAAAAGCTGTCCATGCTGGAGGTGATGAAATACTTCCACAGCCGACCGCGCGAAAGCCAGATAGGTGCATGGGTCTCGAAGCAGTCGAGTCGCATCTCCGCACGCGGCGTGCTGGAGGGTAAGTTCCTTGAGCTTAAGCAGAAGTTTCAGCAGGGCGAAATCCCACTCCCCAGCTTTTGGGGTGGATATCGCATCACCATTAACTCAATGGAGTTCTGGCAGGGGGGCGAACATCGCCTGCACGATCGCTTTTTCTACCAGCGAGACGGAGCGGGCTGGAAAATCGACCGTCTGGCGCCCTGA
- the tyrS gene encoding tyrosine--tRNA ligase, whose product MDSSNLIKQLQERGLVAQVTDEEALAERLAQGPVALYCGFDPTADSLHLGHLVPLLCLKRFQDAGHRPVALVGGATGMIGDPSFKADERKLNTAETVNEWVDKIRHQVAPFLDFDCGENSAIAANNYDWFGSMNVLTFLRDIGKHFSVNQMINKEAVKQRLNRDDQGISFTEFSYNLLQGYDFACLNERYGVALQIGGSDQWGNITSGIDLTRRLHQNQVFGLTVPLITKADGTKFGKTEGGAVWLDAKKTSPYKFYQFWINTADADAYRFLKFFTFMSIEEINALEQEDKASGKAPRAQYVLAEKVTRLVHGEEGLAAAQRITKSLFSGALSDMTEADFEQLAQDGMPIISLERGQDLQQAMVDGELAPSRGQARKLIDSKAVSINGEIQLSAEYAFIDQDRLFDRFTLLRRGKKNYSLIVWK is encoded by the coding sequence ATGGACAGCAGTAACCTGATTAAACAATTGCAAGAGCGGGGCCTGGTTGCCCAGGTAACGGATGAGGAGGCGTTAGCGGAACGTCTGGCGCAGGGGCCAGTCGCACTCTATTGCGGCTTTGATCCCACCGCAGACAGCTTGCATTTGGGCCATCTGGTGCCGCTGCTTTGCCTGAAGCGCTTTCAGGACGCGGGCCACCGCCCGGTTGCGCTGGTGGGTGGAGCGACCGGCATGATTGGCGACCCCAGCTTCAAGGCTGACGAACGCAAACTGAATACGGCCGAAACCGTGAATGAATGGGTTGATAAAATCCGTCATCAGGTCGCGCCGTTTCTTGATTTTGACTGCGGCGAGAACAGCGCAATCGCGGCGAATAACTACGACTGGTTTGGCAGCATGAACGTGCTGACCTTCCTGCGCGATATCGGCAAGCACTTTTCGGTTAATCAGATGATCAACAAAGAGGCCGTTAAGCAGCGTCTGAACCGTGACGATCAGGGCATCTCCTTCACCGAATTCTCCTATAACCTGCTGCAGGGCTACGACTTCGCCTGTCTGAACGAGCGTTACGGCGTGGCGCTGCAAATTGGCGGCTCCGATCAGTGGGGGAATATCACCTCAGGCATCGACCTCACGCGTCGTTTGCATCAGAACCAGGTATTTGGCCTGACCGTTCCGCTTATCACCAAGGCAGACGGCACCAAATTCGGTAAAACCGAGGGTGGGGCCGTCTGGCTTGACGCGAAGAAAACCAGCCCGTACAAGTTTTACCAGTTCTGGATCAATACCGCGGATGCCGATGCTTATCGCTTCCTGAAATTCTTCACCTTTATGAGCATTGAAGAGATCAATGCGCTGGAGCAGGAAGATAAAGCGAGCGGCAAAGCGCCGCGTGCGCAGTATGTGCTGGCTGAAAAGGTCACCCGACTGGTGCACGGTGAGGAAGGCCTGGCGGCCGCACAGCGCATCACCAAAAGCCTGTTCTCCGGTGCGCTGAGTGATATGACCGAAGCCGATTTTGAGCAGCTGGCGCAGGATGGCATGCCGATTATCTCCCTTGAGCGCGGTCAGGATCTGCAACAGGCGATGGTGGACGGTGAACTTGCCCCGTCTCGCGGTCAGGCCCGCAAGCTGATTGACTCAAAAGCGGTCAGCATCAACGGTGAGATCCAACTTAGCGCAGAGTATGCTTTTATTGACCAGGATCGCCTCTTCGACCGGTTTACCCTGCTGCGCCGCGGCAAGAAGAATTACAGTCTGATTGTCTGGAAATAA
- the pdxY gene encoding pyridoxal kinase PdxY has product MKNILSIQSHTVFGHAGNSASEFPMRRMGANVWPLNTVQFSNHTQYGHWTGMVMPATHLTDIVKGIAEIDRLKTCDAVLSGYLGSAEQGEEILDIVRQVKAANPDAWYFCDPVMGHPEKGCIVAPGVAEFHTQSSLPASDIIAPNLLELEMLSGNTVANLEQAVASARELVAKGPKVVLVKHLARAGLRSDRFEMLLVTASEAWHISRPLVDFGVRQPVGVGDLTSGLLLVDLLHGKPLREALEHVTAAVYAVMLKTHEMGEYELQLVAAQEGIAHPQQLFEAVKL; this is encoded by the coding sequence ATGAAAAATATTCTTTCGATTCAGTCGCACACCGTGTTCGGCCATGCGGGCAATAGCGCCTCTGAATTCCCTATGCGTCGTATGGGCGCAAACGTTTGGCCTCTTAATACCGTCCAGTTCTCAAACCATACCCAGTATGGACACTGGACCGGTATGGTGATGCCCGCCACCCATCTGACCGATATTGTGAAGGGCATCGCCGAAATCGATCGCCTGAAAACCTGTGACGCCGTGCTGAGCGGCTATCTTGGCTCGGCAGAGCAGGGCGAAGAGATCCTCGACATCGTTCGCCAGGTGAAAGCGGCGAATCCTGACGCCTGGTACTTCTGCGATCCGGTGATGGGACATCCGGAGAAAGGCTGCATCGTTGCCCCCGGCGTGGCTGAATTTCATACGCAGTCTTCACTGCCCGCCAGCGATATTATCGCGCCGAATCTGCTGGAGCTGGAAATGCTCAGTGGAAACACCGTGGCTAACCTGGAGCAGGCCGTCGCCAGCGCACGCGAGCTTGTCGCTAAAGGGCCGAAAGTGGTGCTGGTCAAGCATCTGGCGCGCGCGGGGCTGCGCAGCGATCGGTTTGAAATGCTGCTGGTGACGGCCAGCGAGGCCTGGCATATCAGCCGTCCGCTGGTGGATTTTGGCGTGCGTCAGCCGGTCGGCGTTGGCGATCTGACCAGTGGTCTGCTGCTGGTGGACCTGCTGCACGGTAAGCCGCTGCGGGAAGCGCTGGAACATGTCACTGCCGCGGTCTATGCGGTGATGCTGAAAACCCACGAGATGGGCGAGTACGAGCTACAGCTGGTGGCGGCGCAGGAGGGCATTGCCCACCCGCAGCAGCTTTTCGAGGCGGTCAAACTCTAG
- the dtpA gene encoding dipeptide/tripeptide permease DtpA, producing the protein MSTANKHSEAISLNAFKQPGSFYLIFSIELWERFGYYGLQGIMAVYLVKMLGMSEAGSITLFSSFSALVYGLVAVGGWLGDKVLGTKRVIVLGTLVLALGYALVAWSGHDVSMVYIGMATIAVGNGLFKANPSSLLSTCYEKDDPRLDGAFTMYYMAINIGSFFSMLATPWLAAHYGWSVAFSLSFVGMLITLVNFMLCRKWVKNYGSKPDFAPLHIGKLLATLVGIAVLIAMATWLLHNQGIARGVLAVIAIGILLVFAKETFALKGAARRKMIVALLMMIEAVVFFVLYMQMPTSLNFFAIRNVEHSILGIAFQPEQFQALNPFWIMLFSPLLAALYNKMGDRMPMPHKFAFGMLLCSAAFLVLPLGAKFASELGIVSVNWLILSYALQSVGELMISGLGLAMVAQLVPQRLMGFIMGSWFLTTAGAAMVAGKVANLMAVPGDITDAHQSLQVYAHVFMQIGIVTGVIAVLMMLIAPKLNRMTQGVESEVR; encoded by the coding sequence GTGTCAACTGCAAACAAACATTCAGAGGCAATCAGCCTCAATGCATTTAAGCAACCAGGATCGTTTTACCTGATTTTTTCAATTGAGCTTTGGGAACGTTTCGGCTATTACGGCCTGCAAGGCATTATGGCGGTCTACCTGGTTAAAATGCTGGGTATGTCTGAAGCCGGTTCCATCACGCTATTCTCCTCTTTTAGCGCCCTGGTCTATGGTCTGGTCGCCGTGGGCGGCTGGCTGGGTGATAAGGTGCTGGGGACCAAGCGCGTGATCGTGCTCGGTACGCTGGTTCTGGCGCTCGGTTACGCCCTGGTGGCATGGTCGGGCCACGATGTGTCGATGGTCTATATCGGTATGGCGACCATCGCTGTGGGTAACGGCCTGTTCAAAGCGAACCCCTCCTCCCTGCTCTCCACCTGCTATGAGAAGGACGACCCGCGTCTTGATGGCGCGTTCACCATGTATTATATGGCGATCAATATTGGTTCGTTTTTCTCCATGCTGGCTACCCCCTGGCTGGCGGCGCATTACGGCTGGAGCGTGGCCTTTTCGCTGTCATTCGTCGGGATGCTGATTACGCTGGTTAACTTTATGCTGTGCCGGAAATGGGTGAAAAACTATGGTTCTAAACCCGACTTCGCCCCCCTGCATATAGGTAAGCTACTGGCCACGCTGGTCGGTATCGCGGTGTTGATCGCGATGGCTACCTGGCTGCTGCATAATCAGGGTATTGCCCGGGGCGTGCTGGCCGTCATTGCTATCGGTATTCTGCTGGTCTTCGCCAAAGAGACGTTCGCGCTGAAAGGGGCGGCCCGCCGCAAAATGATTGTGGCCTTACTGATGATGATTGAAGCGGTAGTCTTTTTTGTCCTTTATATGCAGATGCCGACCTCGCTGAACTTCTTTGCCATTCGCAACGTCGAACACAGCATTCTGGGCATCGCCTTTCAGCCCGAGCAGTTTCAGGCGCTGAATCCCTTCTGGATAATGCTGTTCAGCCCGCTGTTAGCCGCGCTCTACAATAAGATGGGCGATCGCATGCCGATGCCGCATAAGTTTGCCTTCGGCATGCTGCTCTGCTCTGCGGCCTTTCTGGTGCTGCCGCTGGGCGCCAAATTTGCCAGCGAGCTGGGTATTGTCTCGGTCAACTGGTTAATTCTCAGCTACGCCCTGCAAAGCGTGGGGGAACTGATGATCTCGGGTCTCGGTCTGGCGATGGTCGCGCAGCTGGTTCCTCAGCGCCTGATGGGCTTTATCATGGGTTCCTGGTTCCTGACCACGGCGGGTGCCGCGATGGTCGCCGGTAAAGTGGCCAACCTGATGGCGGTGCCGGGCGATATTACCGATGCCCATCAGTCACTACAGGTTTACGCGCATGTGTTTATGCAAATCGGGATTGTGACCGGGGTTATCGCAGTATTGATGATGCTGATTGCGCCGAAGCTGAATCGCATGACGCAGGGCGTAGAGTCTGAGGTGAGATAA
- the betI gene encoding transcriptional regulator BetI yields MPKVGMKAIRQAQLIHATLTVIDRVGLADASLALIAKEAGVSTGIVSHYFGDKNGLLDACMRRILYELYLAVETHRQQAAPQPEAQIRAIIDGNFDVSQVTAPVLKTWLAFWTNSLHQPDLQRLQRINDRRLFSNLTAQFARVLPPQQARDAGASMAALIDGLWLRMTLAPQPMTQGIEKARALCYHNLALWLNRPAD; encoded by the coding sequence ATGCCAAAAGTTGGAATGAAAGCGATTCGTCAGGCGCAGCTGATCCACGCAACGCTGACGGTGATTGATCGGGTAGGGCTGGCCGACGCCAGTCTGGCCCTTATTGCCAAAGAAGCCGGCGTATCGACCGGAATTGTCAGCCACTACTTTGGCGACAAGAACGGTCTGCTGGATGCCTGTATGCGGCGGATACTTTATGAACTTTATCTGGCGGTGGAAACGCACCGGCAGCAGGCCGCACCGCAGCCTGAGGCACAAATCAGGGCAATCATTGACGGTAACTTCGATGTTTCTCAGGTTACTGCTCCGGTGCTGAAGACCTGGCTGGCGTTCTGGACTAACAGCCTGCATCAGCCGGATCTGCAGCGTTTGCAACGTATTAACGACCGGCGGCTGTTTTCCAACCTGACGGCGCAGTTTGCCCGGGTATTGCCCCCACAGCAGGCCCGCGACGCAGGGGCCAGCATGGCCGCATTAATAGATGGACTGTGGCTTCGCATGACGCTTGCGCCACAGCCAATGACGCAGGGCATCGAGAAAGCCCGTGCGCTTTGTTATCACAATCTCGCGCTGTGGCTTAACCGCCCGGCAGACTAA
- the betB gene encoding betaine-aldehyde dehydrogenase, with amino-acid sequence MQRRGLYINGREEAGHGETFTTINPANGEVLAEITSASQQDIDRAVSTAEAGQRIWRGYTPVERSRVLLKAVALLRDRNQQLAELETADTGKPLSETTAVDIVTGADVLEYYAGLAVAVEGESIPLRDSALVYTRREPLGVCAGIGAWNYPIQIALWKSAPALATGNAMIFKPSEVTPLSVLELAKIFTEAGLPDGVFNVVQGAGAVGQGLSQHPRIAKVSFTGEVNTGKRVMADAALANLKSVTMELGGKSPLIVFDDADLERAVDGAMMANFYSSGQVCTNGTRVFVQRSLLPAFEQRLKEKVAGIHIGDPTHPEVNFGPLVSEEHCQKVVSYLDLGKEEGARLLTGGSRITEGAMAKGCYVEPTVFTDCRDDMRIVQEEIFGPVMSILAFDDEEEVIGRANDTQYGLAAGVFTTSLNRAHRVIHQLEAGICWVNSWGESPAPMPVGGYKQSGVGRENGLETLHHYTRTKSILIEMGDYPSAF; translated from the coding sequence ATGCAACGCCGTGGACTTTACATTAATGGCCGCGAAGAAGCGGGTCATGGCGAAACATTTACCACCATCAATCCCGCCAACGGTGAGGTTCTTGCAGAAATTACCTCGGCCAGCCAGCAGGATATTGATCGTGCGGTCAGCACGGCAGAAGCCGGCCAGCGCATCTGGCGCGGTTATACGCCTGTTGAACGCAGCCGCGTGCTGTTAAAAGCGGTTGCGCTGCTGCGCGATCGCAATCAGCAGCTGGCCGAACTGGAAACCGCCGATACCGGTAAGCCGCTTAGCGAAACTACCGCCGTCGATATCGTGACCGGTGCTGACGTGCTGGAGTATTACGCGGGTCTGGCGGTAGCGGTTGAAGGTGAATCCATCCCCCTGCGTGACAGCGCGCTGGTTTATACCCGTCGCGAACCGCTGGGCGTGTGTGCCGGTATTGGTGCATGGAACTACCCGATTCAGATCGCGCTGTGGAAAAGTGCCCCGGCGCTGGCCACTGGCAACGCGATGATTTTTAAGCCAAGCGAGGTTACCCCTCTCAGCGTACTCGAGCTGGCGAAGATTTTCACCGAAGCAGGCCTTCCCGATGGCGTATTTAACGTTGTTCAGGGTGCAGGTGCAGTCGGTCAGGGGCTGAGCCAGCATCCGCGGATCGCAAAAGTCTCCTTCACCGGTGAAGTGAATACCGGTAAGCGCGTGATGGCGGATGCGGCGCTGGCTAACCTGAAGTCAGTCACCATGGAACTGGGTGGGAAATCGCCGCTGATCGTGTTTGACGATGCCGACCTTGAACGTGCGGTGGATGGTGCCATGATGGCCAATTTCTACAGCAGCGGTCAGGTATGCACCAACGGTACGCGCGTGTTCGTACAGCGTTCGCTGCTGCCGGCTTTTGAACAGCGTCTGAAAGAGAAGGTCGCGGGGATCCATATTGGCGATCCGACCCACCCGGAGGTCAACTTCGGTCCGCTGGTGAGCGAAGAGCACTGCCAGAAAGTGGTCTCTTACCTCGATCTTGGTAAAGAAGAGGGCGCACGCCTGCTGACCGGCGGCTCACGCATTACCGAAGGAGCGATGGCGAAAGGCTGCTACGTTGAGCCAACGGTATTTACCGACTGTCGCGACGATATGCGCATCGTACAGGAAGAGATCTTCGGTCCGGTGATGAGCATCCTGGCCTTTGATGACGAAGAAGAAGTCATCGGGCGTGCTAATGATACGCAGTACGGCCTGGCTGCAGGCGTGTTTACCACCTCGCTGAACCGTGCACATCGCGTTATTCATCAGCTTGAGGCGGGCATCTGCTGGGTAAACAGCTGGGGTGAATCACCGGCTCCGATGCCGGTGGGTGGCTACAAACAGTCGGGCGTTGGGCGTGAGAATGGGCTGGAAACGCTGCACCATTATACGCGCACCAAATCGATCCTGATTGAAATGGGCGACTATCCGTCCGCATTCTGA
- the betA gene encoding choline dehydrogenase: MQKFDYIIIGAGSAGNVLATRLTEDADVSVLLLEAGGKDHRLDFRTQMPAALAYPLQGKRYNWAFETDPEPKMNNRRMECGRGKGLGGSSLINGMCYIRGNAMDYDNWAKKEGLENWSYLNCLPYFRKAEKRDIGENDYHGGDGYLSVTTPKKGNNPLFRAFIDAAKQAGHHETDDLNGYRQDGFGPMDRTVTAQGRRSSTARGYLDVAKQRSNLTIITHAQTDRILFSDKTATGVCWLRNGKEEQAEATREVLLCGGAIASPQILQRSGVGPEEWLRELDIPVVHALPGVGRNLQDHLEVYMQFRCKKPVSLYPSLQWWNQPAIGAEWLFKGTGIGASNQFEAGGFIRSDDKPDWPDLQYHFLPVAINYNGSSPVKEHGFQAHVGPMRSKSRGRVKLTSRHPYAAPSIFFNYMSEERDWEEFRSAVRLTRDIMRQSALAEYCGEEIQPGAAVQSDEQIDAFIRDHAETAYHPCGSCAMGNDEMAVVDAEGRVHGMQNLRVVDASIMPQITTGNLNAPTVMIAEKMADLIRGRAPLSVSTAEYYQLKREKAEAEQV, encoded by the coding sequence ATGCAGAAATTTGATTATATTATTATTGGGGCGGGTTCAGCAGGTAATGTGCTGGCAACGCGACTGACTGAGGATGCTGACGTATCGGTACTGCTTTTGGAAGCTGGCGGGAAAGACCATCGCCTGGACTTCCGTACCCAAATGCCAGCCGCTTTAGCTTACCCGCTACAGGGTAAACGCTACAACTGGGCATTTGAAACCGATCCAGAGCCTAAAATGAACAACCGCCGCATGGAGTGCGGACGTGGTAAAGGGCTGGGGGGCTCCTCACTGATTAACGGCATGTGTTACATTCGCGGCAACGCGATGGATTACGATAACTGGGCAAAAAAAGAGGGGCTGGAGAACTGGTCCTATCTCAACTGCCTGCCGTACTTCCGCAAGGCGGAAAAGCGCGATATCGGTGAAAATGACTACCACGGCGGCGACGGTTATCTGAGCGTTACGACCCCTAAAAAGGGCAACAATCCGCTGTTCCGGGCGTTTATTGACGCCGCGAAGCAGGCAGGGCACCACGAGACAGACGATTTGAATGGCTATCGTCAGGATGGGTTTGGCCCGATGGACAGAACCGTGACTGCGCAGGGTCGACGTTCCAGCACCGCGCGCGGTTATCTGGACGTGGCGAAACAGCGCTCCAATCTGACCATCATTACCCATGCACAGACCGATCGGATTTTGTTTAGCGACAAAACGGCGACGGGCGTTTGCTGGCTGCGTAACGGTAAAGAGGAGCAGGCTGAGGCCACGCGTGAGGTTCTGCTGTGCGGCGGTGCAATTGCTTCTCCACAGATCCTGCAACGCTCTGGCGTTGGTCCGGAAGAGTGGCTGCGCGAGCTGGATATCCCGGTTGTGCATGCTCTGCCGGGCGTGGGACGCAATTTGCAGGACCATCTGGAAGTGTATATGCAGTTCCGTTGTAAAAAGCCGGTCAGCCTCTATCCATCGCTCCAGTGGTGGAATCAGCCTGCTATCGGTGCTGAGTGGCTGTTTAAAGGCACCGGCATTGGCGCGAGCAACCAGTTCGAAGCGGGTGGGTTTATCCGCAGCGATGATAAGCCGGACTGGCCGGATTTGCAGTATCACTTTTTGCCGGTCGCCATTAACTACAATGGCAGCAGCCCGGTTAAAGAGCACGGCTTCCAGGCCCACGTTGGCCCAATGCGTTCAAAGAGCCGGGGACGCGTGAAGCTGACCTCCAGGCATCCGTATGCTGCGCCGTCAATCTTCTTTAATTACATGTCCGAAGAGCGGGACTGGGAAGAGTTTCGCAGTGCGGTTCGTCTGACGCGCGATATTATGCGTCAGTCCGCGCTGGCAGAATACTGTGGTGAAGAGATCCAGCCAGGTGCCGCCGTGCAGAGCGATGAGCAGATTGACGCCTTTATCCGCGATCACGCTGAAACGGCTTATCATCCGTGCGGAAGCTGCGCGATGGGTAACGATGAGATGGCCGTTGTGGATGCAGAAGGGCGCGTGCACGGAATGCAGAATCTCCGCGTGGTCGATGCTTCAATTATGCCGCAGATTACTACCGGTAATCTGAATGCGCCGACGGTAATGATCGCCGAGAAGATGGCCGATCTGATCCGGGGCCGGGCACCATTGAGCGTTTCCACTGCCGAGTATTACCAGCTTAAGCGTGAGAAAGCGGAAGCTGAGCAGGTTTAA
- the nth gene encoding endonuclease III: protein MNKDKRQQILSRLRENNPHPTTELVFTTPFELLISVLLSAQATDVSVNKATAKLYPVANTPAAILSLGVDQLKTYLKTIGLFNSKAENVIKTCRILLEKHQGEVPEDREALEALPGVGRKTANVVLNTAFGWPTIAVDTHIFRVCNRTNFAPGKNVEQVEDKLLKVVPKEFKVDCHHWFILHGRYTCIARKPRCGSCIIEDLCEYKEKVEL, encoded by the coding sequence GTGAACAAGGATAAACGACAGCAGATTTTGAGTCGGCTACGAGAAAACAATCCCCACCCGACCACGGAACTGGTTTTCACCACCCCTTTTGAACTGCTGATTTCGGTGCTGCTCTCCGCGCAGGCCACCGACGTCAGCGTCAATAAAGCCACCGCGAAACTCTATCCGGTGGCGAATACCCCGGCTGCCATTCTGTCGCTGGGGGTGGATCAGTTAAAAACCTACCTTAAGACTATCGGTCTGTTTAACAGTAAGGCAGAGAACGTGATCAAGACCTGCCGTATTTTGCTGGAAAAGCATCAGGGCGAGGTTCCAGAGGATCGCGAGGCGCTGGAGGCGCTCCCTGGCGTAGGCCGTAAGACCGCCAATGTGGTGTTGAATACCGCTTTTGGCTGGCCGACGATTGCCGTCGATACGCATATTTTCCGCGTTTGTAACCGCACGAACTTTGCTCCCGGCAAAAACGTTGAGCAGGTTGAAGATAAGCTGCTGAAGGTGGTGCCGAAGGAGTTCAAGGTTGACTGCCATCACTGGTTTATTTTGCATGGCCGTTATACCTGTATCGCACGGAAACCCCGCTGCGGGTCATGCATTATCGAAGATCTGTGCGAGTATAAAGAGAAGGTCGAGCTTTAG